The following coding sequences are from one Plectropomus leopardus isolate mb chromosome 10, YSFRI_Pleo_2.0, whole genome shotgun sequence window:
- the uchl3 gene encoding ubiquitin carboxyl-terminal hydrolase isozyme L3 — MDNPRWLPLESNPEVMTKFVNCLGMRPTWQFGDVYGLDPELLSMVPRPVCAVLLLFPVTEKYEAFKDEEEKKLMGQRQEVSPDVYFVKQTIGNACGTIGLIHAVANNLAHLEFEPDSALQKFIEKTSKMTPEERAAFLEKDESIRVTHESSAQEGQTEAPSLDEKVNLHFIAFVNVGGQLYELDGRKPFPIVHGKTSEDTLLEDAVEVCKVFMARDPQEVRFTIIALSKDSY; from the exons ATGGATAATCCACGCTGGTTGCCTCTGGAGTCGAATCCAGAA gtCATGACCAAG TTTGTCAATTGCTTGGGTATGAGACCAACCTGGCAGTTTGGAGATGTGTACGGATTGGATCCAGAGCTTCTCAGCATGGTACCAAGACCAGTGTGTGCGGTGCTACTTCTCTTCCCAGTGACTGAGAAG TATGAGGCATTCAaagatgaagaggaaaaaaaactcatgggTCAGCGGCAGGAGGTCTCTCCTGACGTCTACTTTGTCAAGCAAACTATTGGAAACGCCTGCGGAACAATAGGATTAATTCACGCCGTGGCGAACAACCTGGCACACCTGGAATTTG AGCCCGATTCTGCTCTTCAGAAGTTTATTGAAAAAACCTCTAAAATGACTCCAGAGGAACGGGCTGCTTTTCTGGAAAAGGATGAG AGTATACGTGTTACACATGAATCCAGCGCACAGGAGGGACAGACTGAG GCTCCAAGTTTAGACGAAAAAGTGAATCTGCATTTTATAGCTTTTGTGAATGTCGGAGGACAGTTATATGAGCTGG ATGGTCGGAAGCCTTTTCCTATTGTCCATGGGAAAACTTCAGAGGACACTTTACTTGAG GATGCCGTGGAGGTTTGTAAGGTCTTCATGGCTCGCGACCCTCAGGAGGTGCGTTTCACCATCATTGCCCTCTCCAAAGATTCATACTGA